ATATCTCAAAGAATTTACTTATAAACTATCCAAAGTAGTACTTTCTGGAAAGATAGTACCAaatagttttctgtttcttccatggGCCCTTtaggttttctctctttttgagtCAGTTTGGTCATTtgtattgaaaattatttatttcaatgagCTTTTCTAACTCTTTAGCTTAAGGTAATACAAAAATATcccttatcatttttatttctactgacatttatgattatttctcccttcttattcctaattttcactttcttctcttttcctttaaactagatttttttttatgattttatttacttatttgacagagatagagatagctagcgagagagggaacacaagcaggaggagtgggagaggaagaagcaggctcatagcagaggagcctgatgtggggctcgatcccataacgctgggatcacaccctgagccgaaggcagacgcttaaccgctgtgccacccaggcgccccatattccactagtttaatttttttaaagatttgtttatttagttatttgagagacagagagacagggtgAGTGGGGAaagggtgcagggaggggcagatggagagaatctctCAACcaaactccacgctgagcacagagcccaatgcagggctcgatcccatgacccatgagatcatgagtgagctgaaaccaagagtcagaggcttaactaatagccacccaggcacccctattttatttttattttattgtggttttccCCTTTTAGGGCTCTGGGCTGGAATTTAAAAGATGATTAAGAGTTTatcagacagagacagaaaggaaggcaTCTCTGGACGAGCAGACAACATGGGCAGAAATTTGCAGCTGTGAAATAGCTTGGCATATTCAGTGAATTGTGTCTTCGGTTAGCAATGACAGTGACTGGGGGGCACGGGGAGGAAGCACTAGACTATGAAGAAATCCCACCAGGGAGTATCATTCTACCACCACCTCGTCTTTGCAGCATGTCCTCAAGATCCAAAGGCCTGATGGGAACATCTGATTAACCCAACCCCAGCTTTCAGAGGGTAGGAAGAAAGCGTATCTGGTCCTTTGAGCTCCTGAAGACAGTATCAGTGCTCTGCTTTCTACCAGCACTCACAGGGAGGTACtaaggggagaaagaagagtgggACTGGTTCCACCAAAAGATATTACCATTTAGCCAGAAGAACGACAAATACCAACTACATGGAGTCATTGAAATCTTTTAAGTGGGGAGAATGCCCAATTCAGATCTGAGTTGTTGAAGGTTTgctttttcagtattttgaagtAGACAGCCTCCCCATCTTaccaatgaggaaacaggccaGGTGAGGTCCTGAGACTCGCCCAAGAAAACAGAATCATCAAGAGTTAGAATCAGAGTTCCCCCAGGTTTTCTACGTTTaggaaaatttaagaaatactctGGAGAAAAGGAATGCAAAGTATCCTTCCCTGAAAAGAGGGGATAATAATatctgtgaagattaaatggcTTAATGCATATAAAGTACCTGATATGTAATAGATCCCTACAATTACAGTAGCTTTTTCCCtattctcatttctaaaatttttcttatatagGTTATGCTCTTGCAATATACTGTTTTTATTGAGGAAACTTTTAACTCTACACCTCTGCCCTTTGAACTCTGTGAATGTAATTACCTATCCAAAAAGTTATAAACTACAAAcgtgtttaaatatatttttaaaacacttatacAAAGAGGgggatttttcaaaaataaaaatatttattttatatgcaaGGCCTGCAATTTGCCTTTTTTGACATAATGGTATATTATTGATCCCCCTTCAGGCTCATAGAGAACTCAttctatttaataatatataatattctattgtatgaatgAGTCAAAATTTATTCAACCATTTCCAATTGATGAAAATTCAGGTGttatcttggttttgttttgggttcaAAAAAATTTGTGTTCATATTCTTTGACCCAGTAATACAATTTAGAAAAAACTATTCTGAAAATATAGCCTTCAGTGTATCCCTAtgtctcttccctcttttctcctctcttctctcgaGTACACCTCACTTGATTAACTGTCTCACTTCCCAGCCAGCTGGACTCTCATGCCCAAGCCATCCTCCACCTGACTCTAGCCAACTTAAGCTAGTGCCTGGAATATGGAGATGGTCTTGGAGCCTTGGAAGGCCTTGGCTAGGAGTCCTCATGTGCTTTCAGGAAATTAAGGCCAAGGACATCATCGGAGCCAACATTTGCTTCAAGTTCCTGAGGTTGCTGACAACGTGCAGGACACTCATGGCACCTGGCAGAGGCTGCTTGGCCCTGGCCATTCTGCTGGCAATTGTGGACATCCAGCTTGGTGGTGAGGACAGCCAATCCCCAGATCCCCAGAGCAGAGACAACCATCAGGAAAAAATCCTGGATTCATGAGGAGGGATGGATCCCAAGATTTTTCCCTctggtggggaagaaaaggacCCACCCTCTCTTGACACTCTAATGAaagctcttttttgtttgtttgtttgtttgtttaaattaatACTATCACCCTCCCCATCAGACATTCTGCCTCTGCTATGTATTGCCAAAAGCCTGGTAATCTGGTCCTCAATCTATGATTCTTTCAAGATCTTATACATTCTAAATTTATGAAATCCAGGTCTGAGATTCAGATACAATATATGtcaacttggggcgcctgggtggctcagtcggttaagcatccaactcttgatttcggctcaggtcatgagatcaagccccaagttgggctccatgctggacatggagcctgcttaggattctctttccctctccctctgcccctgccctccccactctctctctcaaaaaaaaaaaaaaagttacacacacacacacacacgtatatatgtcAACTTTAGCGACCCATTTAACCACTGTTTATATTTAACCACCTCagtttataaaatgggaatagtacATGGTTCTAGGGCTATACCAAGGATTAGATGTATATAAAAGCACTTTAATAAAGGTCTTACACAAGTTCCATTTGGAGTAGAAATCAAATATAAACCATTTCTGAATTGATGAATAACTGGGATTACAGGTCTCCCTCAGATATGGGTCTAGCCCATAGACTACTCTTCTAAGAGGTGGTATTTAATGTCTACTGGAGAGCCCGCAGCCCTGCCGCAACATTTCTATGTGAGTGAACTTAGTCTGCCATGTACACCTGGGTTCCCATGGCTAATTCTTCCCCCCTCCCATTCCAGAGTGCATGCACATCCAAAGCTCATTTCACCAGGAAGGAAAACGACTACGCTTGATCTGTACTTTGTGGCATAAGGAAGAAGAGGCTGAGGGGGTTATACTGTTTTTGTGCAAGAACAGGTCTTCGGACTGTTTTCCTGATACCAGCTTGGAGCAACTGAGACTTAAACGGAATCCTGGGAAAGATGATGTCAATGAAAGATCATCTGAGTTGGTGTTCACCATAAACCAAACCACACCATCGGACAGTGGGACCTACCAGTGTTGTGCCCTAAGCCAGAAGCCAGATATCCGCCTTCAGGGTcgctttttctctgttttagtCACAGGTGAGCTCTGATATCCCACGTGCCACCAGATGAGATAACAAGCAGGGTCAACAGCTGTAGACAGAAATAGTTACCTCAGGTCCTGGACAAGCAGTCTCTTTAGGGGAGGAGTCCTCCCATTACTCAGTCATTTCCCACCAGTCCCACTGCAATGGCAAATGCCCACAGCACGAATACATAAGTAATctcattttgtctttcattttaaaaatcttacagagTAAGCCATTTCGTTTTTATTGACACTGAGACTGGGTTACATGGAGGTAAAGCAATTTATTCAATTTGTCTCACTGACCAGTGCCAATAAAAGCAGATAGAGGTCTGAACTTTAGGCTTTCTGATTAATTCAGAGATCTCTCAGAAATGTGGTTCTATTTCTAAATATAGACACTGAGCCTTCACACTGTGATGGAGATGGATTTGAGATAAAACAGATGGTTGTCTTAATGAACATTTAGTTGTAAGAAACAGAAACCTACTCAAGCTGCCATAGGCTAAAaggaacaaataataaaacaggaataaaggaataaagccCTCATGAGATCCAATTTCTGGAAGCAGAAACCAGAAAGCCAACAGAACCCAAAGAGTTACAGTCTCAATCTCTCTGGGGCAGCAAGGCCTCTCATCTCTGCATATTACCTTTATTTTGTGCATATGCCCCTACTCTGGTACTACCTAGAAAAAATCTAAATACGGTCAACTCCAGACTCGGCTCTATATAGGACTTCCTCATATGCCCAGCAGAGAGTGACTCTTGCGTTTCTATATTCCCAAAGGAACAAGCCTTCAAAACTGAGAATTATGTTCTAATTGGAATTCTATACGCAACCAAACTACCAATGTGAGGAAAGAATAAAGACAGACATGcaatgactcaaaaaaaaaaaaattgcattccATGTGATCTGAAAAGGCCACCAGAGGTGTGCttcagaaaaacaggaaagtgAATAGGTGGAGTGGATAAAATGGGATCCAGGGAAGTAATGACTCCAATAGGGGAAAGGAGATAAGGAAATTCTAGATTGAAAAATGGCCAAAACAGGCAATTAGTCCAAAAGGTACAAGAGAAAGAGGGCTCTGGAAGATCTTGAGGTGAAAACAGAATTACGAGATCATCTTTCTGAAGGCCTGTCACAGATTGGATGAAGGATTAAAGATATGGATATGGAAAATTCtgcctggttaaaaaaaaataaggtgaccATCATCTCCAGGGAAACACtaaattttacaaaaggaaatgtaatcatgGCACACAGGCTGGCTCTGTAATACGTTAACATTTACAGAATCCAAATCACATAAACATTAACTACAGTGTGTAATATAATGATTTGTGAAAGATGCAGAGAAGGGACGTGGGTAGAGGATTAAGAGAAACATATCCTCATCTTCTTTAACAAAAAATCAATAGATAATGCCTAAATTTTATCAAGAAGTGGTAATATAAGAATACTACTTAGGAATACGGTGAAACATCCTAGTTCACAGTGGTTGTCTCGGGGGAATAAGCCTAGGAGAAAAAGAGGACACTGCTGTTATTCTTTATGAATtttcaaatactgtattttaacttaagaaaaatagaaataaattacacCCATTACCAAATAAAAACCTAGTCCAGAggcttttaacaaatattttaatcatttcccATGGTTAGCAGTGAATCCAGGTTTTCTGCATCAGTCTagactgattttatattttcttctctgcttcctggTGTCCCCCCTCTGACTTCGTTACAGCATCCAGCACTTTCATTCTCTCCCTTAACAAACTCCCGTCTCTGTTGGCTTCTCCAACTCTCTACTTCCCTGATTTTCtggctgttctttctctcttcctctgcctccatttcctcctcccacctctcaaACATGAGAATTCATTCCCCAAGACTCACTCCTCACCTCTCTGATCTTTTCCCTACGGTTTCTTCCAAGTTCTCATTCACCCTCATGATTTTAACCTGTACCTTCTCGCAAACTGACCCACGAATCAACTTCTCCAGCTCTAACCTCTTCCTAAGTTTCAATTTAACATTTTCACTGATGACTGGACTCCTAGCTTCTGATTGCCCTGCCATCTTCTCAAACTCAAACCTATCCTGAGACCCTAGTTCTGCCCATGATTTACAGTCAAAATCTTGCtgcctttttcctcttccccatccAGTTACTGAGTACTGGTTCTTCCccacttttattcctttctttctaaagGGGTTTTCCAAGTCTTCATCATTTCACACTTAAAATTTTCCAATAGTCTTCTGACAAGCCCCTTGAGATCTGACCAAGTCTCACACATCCTGGTATCTCCTCCCACACCTACCTCAGGGCCTGGAACTGAGCTGTTACCTAATAAATGATCCATCAACTCTAAACACTATCTCTGCCTCCAAACCGAATGGCCACCTGACCTCTttctaaaatgttaatttctacATGCCACACCACCACTGTTTTAAAGGCTTTTCACTGTCTATGGGACAAAGTCTAAATGACTTTTGCCTTGCACCAGAAGCTCTATGAAATTGCACTCTATTTATGTGAATACTCTGGGAAACTCTTCTGTCATTCTCACACTTCTCATGTTGATCGTGCATCCCACAGACACAGTACTAAGCTTGGAGAATAGAATGGGGGAGCAAAAAAGCCCTCACTCCTTATAAACTAATCTATAGTCTATAATCTAATCATTCTCTTAATACGCTCTAAGCATTTCTACTTGTGATGGTTCTCCATAAGATAAAAAATGcctttccaggggcgcctgggtgacacagcggttgggcgtctgccttcggctcagggcgtgatcccggcgttatgggatcgagccccacatcaggcttctccgctatgagcctgcttcttcctctcccactcctcctgcttgtgttccctctctcgctggctgtctgtcgaataaataaataaaatcttaaaaaaaaaaatgcctttcccATCCTCTCAGTATATTTAAGTATCAGAGTCAGCACATATGGATGCTTACCAAATGCAGAGATGATAAAGTTCCTTTTGGAAGGTGAAACTAACAAAGCTGGACAGGTAACATATAGTATCAGTAAACAATGTCTACCATTTActaagtgcttactgtgtgccaggccttaCGCTGAATGATGTAtcgattatttcatttaatcttcatggcCTTTTTGAGGTTGCGGCTATGGTTGTCATGTGAAAAGTCAGGCTCAAAGGTAATTTGGGGTAATTTTATTCAGCTAGTAAATGGTGAATAAAAATCCAGATCTATTCCAAAGCCCAGATTTTAACTTACACTAAACTGCTTGACACACTCTGGAAGATGGTTTTTAAGTGAGGCAGCACCCAAGTCCAAGGTGACTAAGCTATTTTAGCTAACAAGACTGTAAAGTTCCTTCAAGGTAGGCCTGTTTGCAACCCCAGTGTGACACCCAGATTCTGTATCTATTTTTGGCTGCTAAACTACCTCATCATCACTACCCATAAAcgttaaaaaatacttatttgggCAACAAATCATGCTGAGCGCTATCCTTGGGGGATCAGAAACAATGTTCTGAGGTGATGCATATGGAGGTATTAAATGATTTCTGAAACCCTCCCCTGATCAATTAATTCTCTTTTGAACCAGAGTCCGGGAACTACACAGTGAAAGGACTGAAACAAACAGGACACCCTGAGTTCAGTCACAGCAAAGGCACTCTCAGTTCAGGCTTCCTGCAAGAAAAAGCCTGTGTGATGCTGGTCACCAGCCTGGTGGCCCTTCAAGGTATGTTCAGAAGAGCCTTAAGCACCCCAGGTAATGAGGGTGCTACACCTTTGACATCTTGATTATCCTCCAGGAGGAGAGGGTAGAAAGGAAGCCTAGAGTGGGAGTGAATTGCTGCTCAAGCCCTGGCTGCCCACAGGAAAACATCAAACCGACACGAGGGCAAAACTGGTCCAAAGGGACTCAAGACTTTATACTAACCAGAGGAAGATGGATGAAACACATTTCCCACTGGCTAGCAGGTCAGACCTGTTAGAAAAGAAAGCTTGTGGAAGAGGCAAATAAATACAGCTCCCTCTACACACTGGACCAACAGAAGTCTGCAAGTTAGGCAAGACATGTTTGCCTATTATGTGAAAATGAACAAGGCAACAGTCAGACTGGGTCTGGAGGTCGGTTTTAAAAATGCAGCTCCATGGCAAAGGGTGGTAGGCAAACTGAGTATAAACACTTGTAGGTGAGTCCTCCAAGCATCGCATCAATAGAGATCACAGTTTTCCCTATTTGATAAGAGACTGGAACTCACAATGATTTGCCATTACATTTTTGCATAATCAGTAACTGATGCAGCTTTTTGTCTGTCCTTGGCattcttaattccatttttttttaaagctttcctcCAATCAATAACTACCAGTGTTTGCATgccaccagaatgtaagctctataAATGCTCGGGCTTTGTCTCAGTTATCCCAACAAAGACAATGCCAGCCAGTAGTAAGCTCTTAGTAAATTTGTTTACAGAATTTGTATGATGGGTTAGCTTTAAAATATGGTGATTCTTACCCAAAATAACTCTTCCAGGCAAACACTTCCTGATGACTCATCAGGAAACAGGCACAAAGAGCTTAAATGTTGCTCCAATTCACAGGAATTAATACAAGACATTCTCGCTCCAAAACCGTGTGTTCTCAGTAATCACCTACTATATGCTAAGTACCTTCTCTCTCAACTCCTTCACCACCCTTCCCATACTAAGATTGCCTCCTTCCATTTCCAGAAGTAGGATCACTTAACACTCCCTTATCCCAGCCCCTTAACTGCAAACcatcaaaagaaaacagaccTTATTGTGAGCCTTGGCGAGGACCTGCCAAATATAAGCCTATGACAGTTATCAGGAGGAAACTGGTGAATATCAAGCATTCTGACCCTTTAGACCTAATTCCTTATTGAATCTAAATTCCCTCAGATAGCTGCTCTGCTAGTAAGTTACATTTCTTCATAGAAATAACAACTCtgaaaaggaaactgagtctaACCAAGCAATCTATGACCACTTACTACCTTTGACTCCCAAGTTATGCTAGAGCAAAAACTCTCTCagctcttttcccctttccaatTGGGTGAAGAGAATGAACTTCTGATAGTTGATGCCTTTTATCCTTCTCCCCTCGCCTCAAGGCTTAGCAGAACTATGGAAGAGGTAATGTTCAGTAGAATAAAAGGGCATACATTTTGTCAGGCCCAGAGAGATCATGGAGATCAAGTTAGGATGTTTACATGTGATCAAAAGGATGAGGAaggggcaccctggtggctcaatcattaagcgtctgcctccaggtcaggtcatgatctcagggtcctgggattgagtttcccatcaggctctctgctcagcggggagtctgcttcttcctccccctctgtgtcctctcccccccctctcaaaaaatgaatataatctttaaaggggggggggatgagcAAGTTTTCTGGATCTCTGGGCCTCCCTCAGCTCCTGAAACCACCTTCAGTAGTATTCCTGTCCTATCACTGTGCCAGCCTTCACATGGAAAACCTACCTGGAACTTTTTAGGaggcatctatttcttctttgattgccCTACATTCCCACAAGGAGTCGAAGGGTGGCTTCCTCCCCACTTCCACCAGACCAGTCAGATTTGCTAGAGGTCACAACTGCAACTTTAGCAATAAGATACAATTGATTATAGGGAAGGGTTAtatatccttccttctttcctttccattcccccCTAGTCACCAGGGTCAATCAAAAAATGAATTACATCAGGTATCTAAGTTGTATGGCAGTAATacaaactttcctttttctttctacagCTTTGTAAGCCTTGTGcaagaaacttcaaaaaaaaacGTTACAGCAAGATAAACCTGACTCTCTTTAGCTTGCTACCTTTCACATTATAAcatacacagagaagaaaacagcacAGGGGAAGAGATGCAAAATATGCCAAGAATCTGGGGAATGTAAGGTGGGACAAATGAATGTATTCCTTGA
This window of the Ailuropoda melanoleuca isolate Jingjing chromosome 2, ASM200744v2, whole genome shotgun sequence genome carries:
- the CD160 gene encoding CD160 antigen isoform X1 is translated as MAPGRGCLALAILLAIVDIQLGECMHIQSSFHQEGKRLRLICTLWHKEEEAEGVILFLCKNRSSDCFPDTSLEQLRLKRNPGKDDVNERSSELVFTINQTTPSDSGTYQCCALSQKPDIRLQGRFFSVLVTESGNYTVKGLKQTGHPEFSHSKGTLSSGFLQEKACVMLVTSLVALQGMFRRALSTPGNEGATPLTS
- the CD160 gene encoding CD160 antigen isoform X2, giving the protein MAPGRGCLALAILLAIVDIQLGECMHIQSSFHQEGKRLRLICTLWHKEEEAEGVILFLCKNRSSDCFPDTSLEQLRLKRNPGKDDVNERSSELVFTINQTTPSDSGTYQCCALSQKPDIRLQGRFFSVLVTESGNYTVKGLKQTGHPEFSHSKGTLSSGFLQEKACVMLVTSLVALQAL